Below is a window of Ruegeria sp. THAF33 DNA.
CCGCATCCAACACAACGGGGAAATTTCGGATCAGTGCATCTGGCGTGGCGTTTTCAAACAACACTGCATTGCGCACATAGGACAACGCCATCTCCCGGTCGGTCCCGTTCGGTCGAGCGTCCGACATAAGGTCCACGCGATAGGCATCTTCCGGGTCAAATCGCTCCAACCCCTTTGAAAGCATCGCGAACCGCCGATCGATACACTGCGAACAGCGCCCACAATGGAAGTATTGATGGGTTTGATTATGCACATCAACGCAGCTACGCGTCTCGATAATCTGGTCTGCTATCCCCAGTTGCGCAATGCGTTCCACGACTTCTGCTTTTGTGCGCGCGAAGAATGGATTGTCGACCCGCATATCCTTCTCGAAAACAAGCCGCAGAAGACCGGTGAACAGCTTCAGTGTCTTTGGATGCGTGGTTCGCGTCGCTCGTGTTCCAACGACGTTGCCGACCGGCGGTAGGTTGAGGCTCACGACCCCGTTTTCATGGAACGACACGCGGTCCAGTCCAAAGGCCGTTGCAGTGATCGACCCAAGTACCGCAAACAGGAATGAGCGTGTGCGATGCGTTCTTTCCGCGGTCGATCGGCTCTTCAACTGGGCGGTCATGGGAATGTGACGGCACGTTTCCGGTCCGTACCGTTTGCTCAACGCTGAGATCAGCCGTTTCTGGACTGGCGCTATTTTCGTGGAAGAGGCATGACTGACCAAAGCAACCCGATGCTTCTGTTCTACGATTTCTTCCACAGCACCCGCAAAGGAATCGAGCCCGCCGGAAAACATCAGGACGCGGTGGGGCGTCCATGAACTATTTCGGCCGAATTTGAAGAAGCGCGATCGCTCTGCATCCGGTTCGTCTTTGGTCGAAAAAGAAAATTCAAAGCGGTCGCCGGATAGAAACATCAACGTTTCTTCCAGAGCCTGTATTACGCTCTCACGTTGCCAGAAATCCAGATCGCGTACCGGCATGGTGGCTACGAACCGTCTGTGCCACTTCTCACCCATCTTCTGATCCGCCGGGCCACCACGGCTGACTGCCGCGTCCGCGCAATAGACAAGCGCGGCAATCTCCAGCAAATCGAGTGCACGATCCTGCAGGGCCTCGACCAATTGACGGTTCAATTGTCCAATCCGCAGCGTCATTGCGACTTCGCGGCCAGCAATGTCGAGACGCAGGACTTCATCACCGCCGCTTTTTGTCAGCGGCGGCAACCATCTGACTTCAACTTCAGACAACGGCGCGACGGCGCCCAAACTCCGAGCGCATCTTTTTGAACGCGTAAGCTGTGAACTTGTCTATTGCATCGCGATCAAGCGCCTGCTTCTGCCAGACGGTTTTGCCATACCAGCCGCCTGCATATTCTTCGACAATTCTAGACACTTCAAATGTGTGCTGGGCGAGGGCTTTTTGAAATGTCACTCGCTGGGCATCGGTGGAAAAGCGTCGATCCTCGCCAGTGTGATTGGCGAGTTCCCGGCTCAGATAATAGTCTAGCGAGCGGTATGTCAGCCGGGCAAAGAAATCCCGCGAGAGTCTCGCAAATGCATCACCCGAGGCGAAGCTCGCGAGTGCTTGGCGAATTTCTTGCGGTGTCGGTTCAAACAGGGATGGCAACCGGTCGTGCAGCTGAACGGAAAGGCTTTCCAAGAGCGCGACCTTCGCCAATTCTCCTGCATCTGAGGAACTTCGGAGATCGAAGCTGTTGCGATCAATGGCACGATCCAAACCGGCCAGCAAGCCGGTCACTGAACCGAGCTCCGACGTCGCAATGCCCAAGTCAGCCAAAGCGTCTTCGAAGCCAGGAGCCCTTGCAAGCAAAGGCAGCCTCACGAGGAGATCACTTACAAACTGAAACCTGGGGTCACGACTCGCCCGTGCGAGATCGCTCTCAGATGCATCCGCTGCGGCCTCGGCGATCTCTTCGACTGACGCATCGGTTGCGATCAGATCAACGACCTCGCGCCACTTCCTGGATCGAGGCAAAGTGCCAAGCCTGATGTGTCCCATCCGTTCCTCCCTCGCCTGAAGAGTCATTCAACCATCAGGCGAATGTAAAGGGAAAAATGGCGGCCTTCGCTTACCCTACGCTTACCCGAAGCGAGTGTTAGGCATGAGATCGCCTCGTAAGTCTTTGAAAACAGTGGTGAGCCGTGCAGGATTCGAACCTGCGACCCACTGATTAAAAGTCAGTTGCTCTACCAACTGAGCTAACGGCCCACTCTTTTGTTGGATCTGTCGATCCGTGGCGCTCTTTACGGCAATTCCCCGACCGGGTTCAAGCCCTTATTTCGCGCCTCGTTTCGCCGTAACAACGCGTGTTTCCGGCAACCCGATAGGCGGCTTAATTAGGCAGGTGGCGCTGGAGGGTCAACCCCTTTTTTGAGGAATCTTCGCGACAGGGTGGATTCATGTTCGGACCGACGTTATATGCCGGCCATGCAACAGAGACTCGACACCGGACTGCCGTTCATAAAGATGCACGGGCTGGGCAATGACTTTGTCATTGTTGACGTACGCGCGCAGGATGCCCCGATCACGCCGGCGCTGGCCCGGGGAATCGGGCATCGGCAATTTGGTGTGGGATTCGATCAGTTGGCCGTTATCGAAAAAGGTGAAGCCGACGCGCATCTGGTGTTCTACAATTCCGATGGATCAACCTCGGCCGCCTGCGGCAACGCCACCCGCTGTATTGCACGATTGCTTATGGATGAGACGGGTCGCTCTGCCCTGAAGCTCACCACGGAACGTGGAACCCTTCATGCGCGGGATGCCGGTGATGGGCTTACCTCAGTCAACATGGGGCACCCGCAGCTGGACTGGCGCGAAGTTCCTCTGGCAGAAGAGATGGACACGCTGGAATTGCCAATCGAAGGCACCCCGACGGCAACGGGAATGGGAAACCCGCATTGCACATTCTTCGTTGAAAACGCCGAAGCGATCCCGTTGGCAGAATTTGGCGCGCGTTACGAATACCACCCGCTTTATCCCGAACGCACTAATGTCCAGGTGGCCCAGGTCATTGGCCCGGATCACATCCGTATGCGCGTCTGGGAGCGCGGAGTAGGCATCACTTTGGCATCTGGGTCTTCATCCTGTGCAACAGCCGTGGCTGCCGCGCGACGGGGGCTGACCGGTCGCAAGGTGCGGATTGATTTGGATGGTGGCACGCTTTGGGTCGACTGGCGCGACGATGGTGTCTGGATGACCGGCCCGACATGTCACGTTTTCTCTGGCACTCTGACGCCTGAATTTCTGAGGTCGCTGGGATGAACCCGCCCAAGTTCACCACGTTGGGCTGCCGCCTGAACGCCTATGAAACCGAGGCGATGAAAGAGCTGTCGCAACAGGCCGGTCTGACAGACGCTGTGGTGGTGAACACATGCGCAGTGACGGCTGAGGCCGTGCGCAAGGCCCGGCAGGAGATCCGCAAGCTACGGCGCGAGAATCCGAATGCCCGCCTGATCGTCACAGGCTGTGCCGCCCAGACCGAGCCCGAAACCTTTGCCCGGATGGACGAGGTCGATGCGGTCATCGGCAACACTGAAAAGATGCGCCCCGAGACCTGGCAAGGCATGGCTGCCGATTTCATCGGTCAGACCGAGGCGGTGCAGGTGGATGACATCATGTCGGTCACGGAAACGGCCGGCCATCTGATCGACGGGTTCGGCACCCGCTCGCGCGCCTATGTGCAGGTTCAGAACGGCTGTGACCACCGCTGTACCTTCTGCATCATTCCCTATGGCCGGGGCAACTCACGCAGCGTCCCGGCCGGTGTGGTGGTGGATCAGATCAAGCGGCTTGTCGACAAGGGGTATAACGAGGTCGTGCTGACCGGGGTCGATTTGACATCCTGGGGCGCCGACCTACCCGCAAGCCCCAAGCTGGGCGATCTTGTGATGCGCATCCTCAAGCTGGTGCCGGATTTGCCACGCCTGCGGATCAGTTCGATTGATTCGATCGAGGTTGATGAGAATCTGATGCAGGCCATCGCAACCGAACCGCGCCTGATGCCGCACCTACATCTGTCGCTACAGCATGGCGACGATCTGATTCTAAAGCGCATGAAACGCCGCCACTTGCGCGACGACGCCATCCGCTTTACAGAAGAGGCACGCAAGCTGCGCCCCGACATGACCTTTGGTGCGGATATCATCGCAGGCTTCCCGACCGAGTCCGAAGCGCATTTCGAAAACTCGCTGAAGCTGATCACCGACTGCGACCTGACCTGGCTGCATGTCTTCCCCTATTCCAAGCGTGAAGGCACACCGGCAGCCCGCATACCGCAGCAGGTGAATGGAACGGTCATCAAGGATCGCGCCGCCCGCTTGCGCGCAGCAGGCGACGCTCAGGTCACAAAGCACTTGTCACAACAAATCGGCAAAACCCATCACATCCTGATGGAAAACCCGCATATGGGCCGAACCGAACAGTTCACCGAGGTTTCGTTCAAAGCACCTCAACCCGAAGGCCAGATCGTGCGCGCTGCTATAACCGGGCGGACCATGACCCAACTCACGGCCTGATTCCCTTCATCAGGCAAGAAAGACCCCGGGGAAGAACTGGCCAATGGCCAAGAAGAGGGGCAAGGGCCCTGTGACCCCTTCTGGAAACAAAAACCCCCGCAACCGGATGGCGCGGGGGTTTCAATTTATGCTTACTGAAAAGGGTCTCAGTCTTCTTTACGAAGTTTACCCTTATGCGGAGCCCACAGGCGCTTGTTGACCAGATAGAGAAGCACCGACAGAACGGTCAGGAAAATCACGCCAACAAAGCCAGCGTTCTTGCGCTCCATCATCTTCGGCTCGGCTGCCCACATCAGGAACGCCGAGACGTCCTCTGACATGTGTTCGACAGAGTTCGAGTGCCCGTCAGCAAACTCGACCTGTTCATCCGCCAGCGGCGGTGCCATCGAAATCCAGCCACCGGGGAAGGCCTTGTTTTCGTAAAGGACAGTTCCTGCCTCTTCCTTCTCTTCACCAGTATAGCCGTCCAGCAGTGAGGCGATGTACTCGGCTCCGCCCATGCCTTTGACCAGCTGATTGATGCCCAAACCGTAAGGTCCGTGGAAGCCCGCGCGGGCCTTGGCCATCAGGCTCAGGTCCGGTGCGCCGACACCGTTGTTGGCCGGGAAGTGGTCTGTCGGAATCGCCGGGCGGAAATCGTCCAGCTCGGGATCGAACACTTCGAAGTTGTCAGCCGCATAGGCGATGACTTCTTCTTCCGAATAGCCCAGCGCTTCCAGATCGCGCAAAGGCACATATTGCAGACCGTGGCAGGCTGCGCAGACCTCGGTATAGATCTGAAGGCCGCGCTGCAGCTGATGCTGGTCCCAGGTACCGAAGGGTCCTTCGAACGAGAAGTCGAAGTCTTCGATATGCTGCTCACCCCCACCTGCTGCAATGGATGCAACAGGGGTCAGGGCCAAGGCAAACGCGGCGCCGATTGCAAGTTTCTTGAACATGTTTCCGGTCCCTCTTCTTACTCGGCCGGCGTGGCTTTGGCGTCAGCCTTGCCATAATGCGCGTTGAAGTCTTCTTCGATGGTCTCGGGCTGTGCCAGAGGCTTCTCGATCACTCCGAGGATCGGCAGGATCACGAAGAAATAGGCGAACCAGTAGGCGGACGCGATCAGCGAGAAGGTCGCATAGGGCTCTTCCGCGGGCATCGCACCCAGCCACATCAGGGCAAAGAAGTCGATGACCAGCAGGTAGAACCACCATTTGAACATCGGACGGTACTTACCCGAACGCACGTTAGACGTGTCCAGCCAGGGCGCCAGCGCCATGGCCAGGATCGCGCCGAACATCGCAAGAACACCGAAGAACTTGGCATCGATGATACCGCCGGTGATGAAGCTTGCGAATTGAACGACCCAGACCTCACCGGTGAACGCACGCAGGATCGCGTAGAACGGCAGGAAGTACCATTCGGGAACGATGTGTGCAGGTGTCACCAGAGGGTTGGCTTCGATGTAGTTGTCCGGGTGGCCCAGATAGTTCGGCATAAAGCCCACGACGGCCCAGAACACGACCAGGATCACGGCCAGGGCGAAGAGATCCTTGATCACGAAGTACGGCCAGAACGGCAGCGTGTCTTTCTCGGCCTCAGCTTTCGAGCCCCGGCGCACTTCAACACCTGTCGGGTTGTTGTTGCCGGTGGTGTGGAAGGCCCAGATATGCACCACAACCAATGCCGCAATGATAAACGGCAGCAGATAGTGCAACGAGAAGAAGCGGTTCAGCGTGGCGTTGTCCACGGCGGGCCCGCCCAGCAACCAAGTCTGAAGCGCGTCACCAACAAACGGGATCGCACCAAACAGGCCGGTGATCACGGTCGCACCCCAGAAGGACATCTGACCCCAGGGCAGAACATAGCCCATGAAGGCGGTGCCCATCATCATCAGGTAGATCAGCATACCAATGATCCACGTGATCTCACGCGGGGCTTTGTACGAGCCATAATACAGGCCGCGGAACATATGGATGTAAACCGCCACAAAGAACAGCGATGCGCCATTCATGTGCAGATAGCGGATAAAGTGACCGCCATTCACGTTGCGCATGATGTGCTCGATGCTGGCAAAGGCCAGATCAACATGCGGGGTATAGTGCATCACCAAAACGATACCGGTGATGATTTGCAGCGCCAGGCAGAATGCCAGAACGATGCCCCAGATCCACCACCAGTTCAGGTTCTTGGGGGTCGGGATCATAAGGGTATCGTACAGCAGGCCAACAATCGGCAGACGGCTGTTCAGCCACTTCTCGCCGTTTGTCTTCGGCTCGTAATGATCGTGGGGAATTCCGGACATAAGTTTGGGTCTCCCTTAGCCGAGTTTGATTGTGCTGTTGTCCACCCATTCTGCGGGCGGGACAGGCAGGTTCTCAGGCGCGGGGCCTTTACGGATACGACCGGCGAGGTCGTAGTGCGAGCCGTGGCACGGGCAGAACCAGCCACCGAAGTCGCCGGCATCCCCCAGAGGCACACAGCCGAGGTGCGTACAAACGCCCATCTGAACGATCCAGGCACCCGGCGCTTCGCCTTCCGGTGACGGCATGACGCGGTTTGCGTCAGTCGCAGGCGCATCTGCGCTCAGGTTGAAGTTGCGTGCAAGCGGATCTGGCAGCGCATCAACACCTTCGGCGTCCTGTTCCTGGGCTTCCTGAATCTCGGCACCAGTGCGGTGACGGACAAAAACGGGTTTTCCCAGCCATTTTACCGTCAGTTGCGTGCCCGGCTCGACGCCGCTCACATCCACACGGATCGAGGACAGCGCCTGAACGTCTGCCGACGGGTTCATTTGGTTGATCAGTGGCCATACGGCTGCACCTGTTGCAACGACACCTGCGCCGCCAGCGACGTAGTACAGGAAATCTCTGCGGGTGCCTTCGTGGTCTTCTGCGTGGGACACGAGGTTATCTCCGATTATCTGGCGCCCGCGGACGGGCAAATAGCTCGCGCACCGCACGAATGCGGTGTCTTAACCGCGCTTACTATCGGGGAGAATAGTGTTCGTCCAGCGTTCATAAACGCGCAATACGCCGCATGTGTCCCTTCATGCACGTGACGAGGGGCTTTTTTTGGTGATTCTCGTCCGCAACTTTGCCTGCGGCTTCGAATCAAGGGGGGTTGATTCGAACCTCGAACTCCGTTTTGCAGGCGAAATCCAGCCCGATTCTGACCACCAGTCGGCCAGTCATTTGAGAGCGTATTCTTGACAATCAGCATCACGAAGCAACGATTGTCTGCCGAGTAAATCATATTCGCCAAATAGATGATTTAAATCGAAAATTGAGCGCAATTACACAGTTGCACTTTTTCCGTGAATACCGGACAGCGCAAAAACGCGCGAACTCCTGCAAGGAGACCCCAATGTCAAAAATCACCCTGGCCACTGCGATATTCACATTGGCCCTGTCCTCGCAAACACTTGCGGCAGGTGATCCTGCGAAAGGCGAGGCGATGTACAACCGCTGTTCATCGTGTCATGCGATCATCAAGGACGGCGAAGTACTGGTCAAAGGCGGAATCACCGGCCCGAATCTCTATGGCGTCGTCGGACGTGTCGCCGGCTCCGAAAAAGACTATCGCTATGGCAGCGAGCGCCTGCCGGTCGGTATGTTCACCGATGACATGATCCGCGCCGGCGAAGAGGGTCTGATCTGGACCGAAGAAAACATCGCCGCCTATTCCAAAGACCCCATCGGTTTCATCAAAGAGTATCTGGATGACGAAACCGCCCGCCCGAACATGAGCGTCAAGCTCAGGAAAGGCGCGGAAGATATCGCCGCCTATCTGGCAACGTTCAGTTCCGAGTAATCCTTTTTCCCGGTGCTGGTTACGCCTTGTGCATCAAGGCGGCCAGCTGACCGGTTTCACTGCCAAATCCGCCGGGCACTTTGTCGGCGGCAGCGATTCTTGCCTCCTCCGGCTTGTTCTGGCCCAGTTTCCAGGTGCCCTGGATATCCTCTACCTGCATCCGGCATGGTACGATCATCCGCATCATTCTGGCCAACGCGTCATCAGACATTTTCCCGGTGACCCATGGCGCCTTGGGCAGCAGTCGATCTTCAAAGAATGCGGTTTGTCGATCCAGCAAATCACGCAGCTCGTCCTGCGGGCGCAGTTCAAGCCGTCCGGTCAGGTGCACGGCGACATAGTTCCACGTCGGAACCTGATCGGCGACACCGTACCAGTCGGGCGAGACATAGCCATCAGGCCCCTGCACCGCGATCCTGACCTCTTTCGGCCCGTGCAGCATACGGACAATGGGGTTTGATCGCACCAGATGAAGATCGACCACCGCACCGTCCTCAGACAGCAGAAAGGGCACGTGACTGATCAATGGCGCGCCGTCGCCGGAAATCGCCAGAACGCCAAAAGCCCGGTCACGGGCGAATTCAATATGACGCGCTCGATCCTCGACGCGGAAGGCTGGATTTGGGTGCATGGGCGACCTCCTGCCAAATCTCTTGCAGATGGGGTTGGTTCTTGGCAAGGTCTGCCTCGTTCTCAGGGCGGGGTGGAATTCCCCACCGGCGGTATGCGGGCCATGACCCGCAAGCCCGCGAGCGGCTCTGCCGTGTCCACGATCCGAACGGCAAAGGCCGGTATTCGGACAAAGTGTGGAACCACGAAAGAGTGTCAGCAGATCTGGTGAGAGGCCAGAGCCGACGGTCAAAGTCCGGATGGAAGAGAACGTGCAAGCCGTGCCGGTGAACCGGCGCGCCTGCTCGTGATCGCCTTGGGTGACGTGTCATGCCGGGCTGGCAGCGAAGGTTTTCGCGACCGCCAGCAGGCCACCGAACTGAAAGGAGATCACGATGACACACACCCGCTATGCTTTTGTCAAAGCCAACTGGCATTCCGACATCGTCGACCGCGCGCTTGACGGTTTTCTGGAACTGATCCCGGCCGATCAGGTCGATGTTTTCGACGTTCCCGGCGCGTTCGAGATGCCGCTGCTGGCCCGCGATCTGGCCCAAACCGGCCGCTACGCCGCTGTCGCCTGCGCCGCATTTGTCGTGGATGGCGGTATTTACCGGCACGATTTCGTGGCGCAGGCCGTTGTCGATGGGTTGATGCGCGCGGGCATGGATACCGGCGTACCGGTCCTGTCCGTTTCCCTGACGCCGCACCAGTATCAGGAAACCGATCACCACAACGCCATCTACCGCGCGCATTTTGTTGAGAAAGGCCGCGAAGCCGCACAAGCTGCGCTGAAAATCACAGCGACCCGAACGGCGCTGATGCAGGCCGCCTGATCTTCATCTTTTCAAAAATACTCATTCGCGCCACCGCAAGGTGGCGCCCACCAATTCGCAAATCCCCTTGAGGCTCAAGGCGCTCCCCGCTAATCACGACGCTCAAAGGAGCACGCCCCATGTCGATGAACAGTTTTGGCCATCTATTCCGCGTCACCACCTGGGGTGAAAGCCATGGACCCGCCTTGGGTGCCACCGTTGACGGCTGTCCGCCGGGTGTCACCATCGACGAGACCATGATCCAGCACTGGCTGGACAAGCGCAAACCGGGGCAGAACAAGTTCACCACCCAGCGGCGCGAACCCGATCAGGTGAAAATCCTGTCCGGTGTGTTCGAAGGGCAAACCACCGGAACGCCTGTGCAGCTGATGATCGAGAACACCGATCAGCGCTCGAAAGACTATGGCGATATCATCGACAAGTTCCGTCCGGGGCACGCCGATATCACCTATTGGCAGAAATACGGAATCCGGGATTATCGCGGCGGCGGGCGCAGTTCTGCACGCGAAACAGCCGCGCGTGTGGCTGCGGGTGGATTGGCGCGTGAGGCGATCAAACAGATCGCACCCAACGTGCAGATCACCGGGTACATGACCCAGATTGGGCCGCATAAGATCGAGCGCGACAATTTCGATTGGTCCCAGATCGAACAGAACCCGTTCTGGACACCGGATGCGCAAGCCGCCGAGACGTGGGCCACCTATCTGGACGATCTGCGCAAGTCCGGCAACTCGGTTGGCGCAATTGTCGAAGTTGTGGCGCGCGGCGTGCCCGCAGGGCTTGGCGCGCCGGTTTACGCCAAGTTAGACACTGATCTAGCTGCTGCGATGATGTCGATCAACGCGGTCAAAGGCGTCGAAATCGGCGAAGGCATGGCCGCGGCTGAACTGACGGGCGAGGCCAACGCCGACGAAATATTCATGGGGCAGAACGGTCCTCAATACAGCTCGAACCATGCGGGCGGGATTCTGGGCGGCATCTCAACCGGGCAGGACATCGTCGTGCGCTTTGCGGTCAAGCCGACCTCGTCGATTCTGACCACACGCAAAACCATCACCAAATCAGGCGAAGAGACCGAGATCATCACCAAGGGCCGTCACGACCCTTGTGTTGGTATTCGCGCGGTCCCGGTAGGAGAGGCGATGATGGCCTGCGTGATCCTCGACCACCTGCTGTTGCATCGCGGCCAGATCGGAGAGAACCGTGGACGGATCGGCTGATCTGCGCACCCGCCTGCGGGCTGTGGTCGCACATCGCATGGAAACGGATCCGGCCCATGATTTGGCCCATCTGGATCGTGTTTGGACCAACGCCCGGGCCATCGCTGATGATCAAACCGATATGTCCGTGCTGCTGGCCGCAAGTTATCTGCACGATCTTGTGAATCTGCCCAAGGACGATCCCGACCGGCATCTTGCCTCGCGCAGATCCGCAGCTGAATCAGAGCCTATTCTTAAAGAAATCGGGTTTGAGGCCGATCAGGTCCGTGCGATTCAGCACGCGATCGAAGCCCATAGTTTTTCGGCCGATATCCCCCCTGAAACGATCGAGGCATGCATTCTGCGCGATGCGGACCGCCTTGACGCCCTGGGCGCCATCGGTATCGCCCGCAACTTTTCCGTTTCCGGAGCCTTGGGGCGCACTCTTTATCATCCTGCGGACCCTTTTGCCCAAGCCCGGCCACTGGATGACCTTCATTTCTCGCTCGACCACTGGAAGGTGAAACTGCTGCGCCTGCCAGGTGACATGTTGACCGAGACCGGAAGGCGGATTGCAGAACAACGCACCGCGCGCATGCTCCGCTTTCTTGAAGAATTCGCTGAAGAGATCGGCTGTTCCTTGCCGCAATCCTGGGCGAATTGCTGAATCCACCCGTTGATCTTTGCCCGTCAAAGACGCAGGTTCGCGCCGATGACAAAACCCTTAACTTCGCATCGACCTCTGCTTGCCGTAACGCTGAAGCTGTGCGCCTTGTTCCTGTTCACGTCGATGTCCGCGCTGGTCAAAGCACTTTCAGATGAATTCCCGCCGGGCCAATTGGTGTTTTTTCGGTCCCTGTTCGCAATCCCCGTGATCATTCTTTGGCTCATCGCGCGGGGAGAGTTGTCGAAAGGCTTTGTGGTCAAGAAACCCATAGGCCATTTCTGGCGCGGTGTTCTGGGAACAAGCGCCATGGGTCTTACCTTTACCGGCCTCAGCCTGTTGCCCCTGCCGGAAGTCACTGCCATCGGGTACGCGACACCGATCTTCACCCTGATTCTGGCCGCCGTCATGCTGGGCGAACGGATTCGGCTTATTCGTATCGGCGCCGTGGCTTTGGGTCTGCTGGGCGTCCTGATCATGATCTGGCCACGTCTTGGCACCACCGAGATGGAGGTCGCCGCCACCATCGGCGCGTTATGCGTGCTGGGCGCAACCCTCGCCCGTGCCTTCGTTCAGATCCATATCCGGCAATTGGTCAAGGTCGATCACCCCGCGGCCATCGTGTTCTATTTCTCGATGACCGCGACGCTCCTGTCCGCTCTGACCGCGTTCTGGGGATGGACGATGCCGACAGTAAATCAGGCTCTAATACTGATCATGATGGGCCTGATCGGCGGC
It encodes the following:
- a CDS encoding DMT family transporter; protein product: MTKPLTSHRPLLAVTLKLCALFLFTSMSALVKALSDEFPPGQLVFFRSLFAIPVIILWLIARGELSKGFVVKKPIGHFWRGVLGTSAMGLTFTGLSLLPLPEVTAIGYATPIFTLILAAVMLGERIRLIRIGAVALGLLGVLIMIWPRLGTTEMEVAATIGALCVLGATLARAFVQIHIRQLVKVDHPAAIVFYFSMTATLLSALTAFWGWTMPTVNQALILIMMGLIGGVAQILVTSSYRFGQASMLAPYDYATMLFAIVIGYVWFDELPTLAILIGAALVIAGNVVVIWREHQLGLERGKARSVTDPKA
- the aroC gene encoding chorismate synthase gives rise to the protein MSMNSFGHLFRVTTWGESHGPALGATVDGCPPGVTIDETMIQHWLDKRKPGQNKFTTQRREPDQVKILSGVFEGQTTGTPVQLMIENTDQRSKDYGDIIDKFRPGHADITYWQKYGIRDYRGGGRSSARETAARVAAGGLAREAIKQIAPNVQITGYMTQIGPHKIERDNFDWSQIEQNPFWTPDAQAAETWATYLDDLRKSGNSVGAIVEVVARGVPAGLGAPVYAKLDTDLAAAMMSINAVKGVEIGEGMAAAELTGEANADEIFMGQNGPQYSSNHAGGILGGISTGQDIVVRFAVKPTSSILTTRKTITKSGEETEIITKGRHDPCVGIRAVPVGEAMMACVILDHLLLHRGQIGENRGRIG
- a CDS encoding HD domain-containing protein, with protein sequence MDGSADLRTRLRAVVAHRMETDPAHDLAHLDRVWTNARAIADDQTDMSVLLAASYLHDLVNLPKDDPDRHLASRRSAAESEPILKEIGFEADQVRAIQHAIEAHSFSADIPPETIEACILRDADRLDALGAIGIARNFSVSGALGRTLYHPADPFAQARPLDDLHFSLDHWKVKLLRLPGDMLTETGRRIAEQRTARMLRFLEEFAEEIGCSLPQSWANC